One window from the genome of Sphaerotilus microaerophilus encodes:
- a CDS encoding DMT family transporter: MTRFQANFLLTVVALIWGSAFVAQSTAMAHVGPMTFTGARFLIGALIIAPFAWREWRFLRARQLAPNRGDAAQIAGLGALLWLGAAMQQIGIIGTTVTNAGFLTALYVPLVPLLAWWWLGRQPHASVWPASIGCLVGTWMLSGAGQVQLQTGDLWVIASALPWAVHVLFVGRVADRMAAPFLVACGQFLVCGGVSAAWAGAAEPLAAGALWAAARDIAYTGIVSVGIGFTAQVIGQRNTAAADAAIILSSETVFAALFGYLLMGDRLTSAGWAGCTLILACILAVQLLPMWRERGRAAA, from the coding sequence ATGACCCGTTTTCAAGCCAACTTCCTGCTGACCGTCGTCGCGCTGATCTGGGGCTCGGCCTTCGTGGCGCAGAGCACTGCAATGGCGCACGTCGGACCGATGACCTTCACTGGCGCGCGGTTCCTGATCGGTGCGCTGATCATCGCGCCCTTTGCCTGGCGCGAATGGCGTTTTCTGCGCGCGCGGCAGTTGGCGCCCAACCGGGGCGATGCCGCGCAGATCGCCGGCCTGGGCGCCCTGCTCTGGCTGGGCGCGGCGATGCAGCAGATCGGCATCATCGGCACCACGGTGACCAACGCTGGCTTCCTGACCGCGCTGTACGTGCCGCTGGTGCCGCTGCTGGCCTGGTGGTGGCTGGGCCGGCAGCCACACGCTTCGGTCTGGCCGGCGTCGATCGGCTGCCTGGTCGGCACCTGGATGCTCTCCGGCGCCGGCCAGGTCCAATTGCAGACCGGCGACCTGTGGGTGATCGCCTCGGCGCTGCCCTGGGCGGTGCATGTGCTCTTCGTCGGTCGGGTGGCGGACCGCATGGCGGCGCCCTTCCTGGTCGCCTGCGGCCAGTTCCTGGTCTGTGGCGGGGTGTCGGCAGCTTGGGCGGGCGCCGCCGAGCCGCTCGCGGCCGGTGCGCTGTGGGCCGCAGCGCGCGACATCGCCTACACCGGCATCGTGTCGGTGGGCATCGGCTTCACGGCCCAGGTGATCGGCCAGCGCAACACCGCGGCAGCGGACGCGGCCATCATCCTGTCGTCCGAAACGGTGTTCGCCGCGCTGTTCGGCTACCTGCTGATGGGCGACCGGCTGACGAGCGCCGGCTGGGCAG